The proteins below come from a single uncultured Carboxylicivirga sp. genomic window:
- a CDS encoding tetratricopeptide repeat-containing sensor histidine kinase, producing MSSIKYISIRLFFLSSFCFSFLETKGYNESEFTNIKNEIRNEITNKESIRNIIDTLNKDKLEKKALLNILLGDIHYKEKKYIDCSKNYEVAIPILNQLNYKLNESICLMYLGNSYLKLKRIDEGLINLSASISIFKNLNDIDNLIKATITIANHHSKYKNLTLAEKSYSNIIDYLDQTSNKKLKIFAFFNYANLLSERKKYDLAQKYFFECLQYAEESADKGFKANIYNNIGVIYLRTHQDYNKAKYYINRALQIRYKTEDTLNIILAQQNLFRIAITTENINEASVIYEEINRLSDLYSIDLKDKVNYSYNKISYYALIKNSGKLRKELGIYGSLKDSLSNIAFSDKLVEMQKSFEIKERDKNIALLQKEDELKEARLNNQFIVIVSISVVVLVLIVLGYFINRQRIKLKKSECDLKKQQDRIQAMNDNLDLSNQAKDRILSIIGHDLRGPIGGLKELIDLYVDLPTYEEEDFKSLIKAAREASTGSYHLLENLLTWANSQRGQINFMPVNAPLYPLVKQCVDLLDSSINTRHVGFKFDIHPNLKLTADLNMIRTVVRNLVSNAVKYSPPESCVTISAVQNNVETLISITDSGYGMSADQAEVLFTQKETYYIEAGYNAKGTGLGLILCREFVERHNGRIWADSKTNKGTQVCFTIPLNIEEVKIAPIHENSAVLN from the coding sequence ATGAGCTCAATTAAATACATATCTATTAGATTGTTTTTTTTGAGCTCTTTTTGTTTTTCTTTTTTAGAGACTAAAGGATATAATGAGTCTGAATTTACCAATATAAAGAATGAGATTAGAAATGAAATAACTAACAAAGAAAGTATTAGAAATATTATTGACACATTAAATAAAGATAAATTAGAAAAAAAAGCACTATTAAATATTCTTTTAGGTGATATTCATTATAAAGAAAAAAAATACATAGACTGTTCTAAGAATTATGAAGTTGCCATACCTATATTAAATCAATTAAACTATAAATTAAATGAGAGTATCTGTTTGATGTACTTAGGGAATTCTTATTTAAAATTAAAAAGAATTGATGAAGGCCTAATTAATCTTTCGGCTTCAATTTCAATATTCAAAAATCTTAATGATATTGACAATCTTATAAAAGCCACTATAACAATTGCTAATCATCATTCTAAATATAAGAATCTAACTTTAGCTGAAAAATCTTATTCTAATATTATAGATTATCTTGATCAAACAAGTAATAAAAAGCTTAAAATTTTTGCATTTTTTAACTATGCTAATCTACTCTCAGAAAGAAAAAAATATGATTTAGCTCAAAAATACTTTTTTGAATGTCTCCAATACGCTGAGGAAAGTGCTGATAAAGGCTTTAAAGCAAATATCTATAATAATATTGGAGTCATATACTTAAGAACTCATCAAGACTATAATAAAGCTAAATATTATATAAATAGAGCTTTGCAAATTAGATATAAAACCGAAGACACTTTAAACATTATTTTAGCCCAGCAGAATCTTTTTAGAATTGCAATTACAACGGAAAATATTAATGAAGCAAGTGTCATTTATGAAGAAATTAATAGGCTTTCAGATTTGTATTCTATAGATTTGAAAGATAAGGTCAATTATAGTTATAATAAAATAAGTTACTATGCCTTAATAAAAAATTCCGGAAAATTACGTAAAGAATTAGGAATATATGGTTCTTTAAAAGATTCCCTCTCAAATATTGCTTTTTCCGACAAACTAGTTGAAATGCAAAAAAGCTTTGAGATAAAAGAGCGGGATAAAAATATAGCCTTACTACAAAAAGAAGATGAGTTAAAAGAAGCCCGTTTAAATAACCAGTTTATAGTAATTGTGTCCATAAGCGTGGTTGTTTTGGTGTTAATAGTATTGGGTTATTTTATTAATCGTCAGCGCATAAAGCTTAAAAAGTCGGAGTGTGATTTAAAAAAACAACAAGACCGTATTCAGGCAATGAACGACAACCTAGATCTATCCAATCAGGCCAAAGACCGTATTTTATCTATTATAGGTCATGATTTGCGCGGGCCCATTGGAGGTTTAAAAGAGTTGATAGATTTATATGTAGATTTACCTACCTACGAAGAAGAAGATTTTAAATCGTTGATAAAAGCAGCGCGCGAGGCTTCAACAGGTTCGTATCATCTGCTCGAGAATTTGTTAACCTGGGCCAATTCGCAACGAGGCCAAATAAATTTCATGCCGGTAAATGCTCCTTTGTATCCATTGGTAAAACAATGTGTTGATTTGCTCGATAGCTCCATAAATACCCGCCATGTAGGTTTTAAATTCGATATTCATCCAAATCTAAAGTTAACGGCCGACCTCAATATGATTCGTACTGTAGTGCGTAATTTGGTATCTAATGCAGTTAAGTACTCACCACCCGAAAGTTGTGTAACTATTTCGGCTGTCCAAAATAATGTTGAAACGCTTATTTCCATTACTGATAGTGGCTATGGTATGAGTGCCGATCAGGCTGAAGTTTTGTTTACGCAAAAGGAAACGTATTATATCGAGGCCGGATACAATGCCAAAGGCACGGGATTGGGTTTAATTTTATGTCGCGAGTTTGTAGAGCGACATAACGGTCGTATCTGGGCCGATTCAAAAACTAATAAAGGTACGCAAGTGTGCTTTACTATACCTTTGAATATCGAGGAAGTTAAAATAGCTCCAATACATGAAAACTCTGCTGTGTTAAATTAG
- a CDS encoding exodeoxyribonuclease III, producing MKLISWNVNGLRAVAKKDFFESFDQMAPDILCLQETKAQDDQVAEVLKSMMGWHFYSNSAEKKGYSGTAIISKQEPISVSKGIGLEEHDNEGRVLTLEYDRFYLVNVYVPNSGSELKRLDYRQDWDKAFFDYLKKLEEKKPVLSCGDFNVAHKEIDLARPKPNYNKSAGFMQEEIDGMDRFTQGGLVDTFRHFHPDEADKYSWWSYRAGARGKNIGWRIDYFLASESFLPEIKDAFILPEVMGSDHCPVGIVVND from the coding sequence GTGAAATTAATATCATGGAATGTAAACGGATTACGAGCCGTTGCTAAAAAAGATTTTTTTGAGTCGTTTGACCAAATGGCTCCCGACATACTTTGTTTGCAAGAAACCAAAGCGCAGGATGATCAGGTTGCCGAGGTATTAAAGTCAATGATGGGATGGCATTTTTATTCCAATTCAGCAGAGAAAAAAGGCTATTCCGGAACTGCCATTATTTCAAAACAAGAACCTATTAGCGTTTCTAAAGGCATAGGATTGGAGGAGCACGATAACGAAGGCAGAGTATTAACTTTGGAATACGATCGATTTTATTTGGTTAATGTATATGTACCCAATTCGGGTAGTGAGTTAAAACGTTTGGATTACCGTCAGGATTGGGATAAGGCGTTTTTTGATTATTTGAAGAAGCTGGAAGAAAAGAAGCCTGTTTTAAGCTGTGGTGATTTTAATGTGGCTCACAAAGAAATTGATTTGGCTCGACCTAAACCTAATTATAATAAGTCTGCTGGTTTTATGCAGGAGGAGATTGATGGAATGGATAGGTTTACTCAAGGTGGTTTAGTTGATACTTTTCGTCATTTTCACCCAGATGAAGCCGATAAATATTCGTGGTGGAGTTACAGGGCCGGAGCACGTGGCAAGAACATAGGCTGGAGAATCGATTATTTTCTTGCTTCCGAATCTTTCCTTCCTGAGATAAAAGATGCTTTTATCCTTCCTGAGGTTATGGGATCGGATCATTGCCCTGTTGGAATCGTGGTTAATGATTAG
- a CDS encoding LytTR family DNA-binding domain-containing protein codes for MSESKLIKAIIVDDEPNNCLYLRKQLQKYCIQVEVCAMANNAAEGVQLIHQYQPDLVFLDIQMPGGNGFDLLESISERDFKVIFVTAYDQYAIKAIRYCAFDYLLKPINTIELQKAVDRVVAELKSHKKESKLQYETLQHNGAHSAKRIALPSAQRLLFVEVSDIIRCEAESNYTCIYLQSGAKEVVSKTLKEYEELLAEEGFIRVHQSHLVNVQMIQSYEKADGGYLLMKDASQVPISRLRKEKVMEVLGG; via the coding sequence ATGTCTGAAAGTAAATTGATAAAAGCCATTATTGTTGATGATGAGCCCAACAACTGTTTGTATTTGAGAAAACAACTGCAAAAGTATTGCATACAGGTTGAGGTTTGTGCTATGGCTAATAATGCAGCCGAAGGAGTTCAACTGATTCATCAGTACCAACCTGATTTGGTGTTTCTGGATATTCAAATGCCCGGAGGCAATGGTTTTGATTTGCTTGAGTCGATTTCGGAACGGGATTTTAAAGTGATTTTTGTTACTGCTTACGATCAATATGCCATAAAAGCCATTCGTTACTGTGCTTTCGATTATTTATTAAAACCTATCAATACCATTGAGCTTCAAAAGGCTGTGGATAGAGTTGTGGCCGAATTAAAAAGTCATAAGAAGGAATCTAAACTGCAATACGAAACCTTACAGCATAATGGTGCTCATTCGGCAAAACGAATTGCTTTGCCTTCGGCTCAACGATTGCTGTTTGTTGAGGTGTCGGATATTATTCGCTGCGAAGCGGAGAGCAATTATACTTGTATTTATCTTCAATCTGGTGCTAAGGAAGTAGTGTCAAAAACCTTGAAGGAATATGAAGAGTTGCTTGCTGAAGAAGGTTTTATCAGAGTACATCAATCTCATTTGGTTAATGTGCAGATGATTCAATCCTACGAAAAAGCCGATGGAGGGTATTTACTCATGAAAGATGCATCGCAGGTTCCTATATCACGACTGCGTAAAGAAAAGGTAATGGAGGTGTTGGGAGGGTGA
- a CDS encoding Crp/Fnr family transcriptional regulator: MIKTITAKDNEYICDIQAPCFQALDDNEVEIIRTSKTQVQFRKGDNLTKQGTFASYVLFVAKGLAIQYVEGDINKSYNLRIIQPGEFVGLSSVFSKNTFNYSSVAISDCHVLLVEKHAINEIIGKNGIFGHGLISRYTEQNLNLFDNLRSILYKQMMGRMAESLLYIDGFKEQFPEIFTLLTRKHIADFAGITTESAVKILKTLEKESILKLDGKDIHLLNKDYLNDLSIRG, from the coding sequence ATGATAAAGACCATTACTGCTAAAGACAACGAATATATATGCGACATACAAGCACCTTGTTTTCAAGCTTTAGATGATAACGAAGTGGAGATTATCCGAACCAGTAAAACACAGGTTCAGTTTCGCAAAGGTGATAACCTGACTAAGCAAGGTACATTTGCTTCGTATGTTCTTTTTGTTGCCAAAGGACTGGCAATTCAATATGTTGAAGGAGATATTAATAAAAGCTATAACCTGCGAATTATTCAACCGGGCGAGTTTGTTGGCCTATCATCAGTATTCTCAAAAAACACCTTTAATTATTCGTCGGTAGCCATAAGCGATTGCCATGTTCTGTTGGTTGAAAAACATGCCATTAATGAAATCATTGGTAAAAATGGAATTTTTGGTCACGGTTTAATCAGTCGTTATACCGAGCAAAACCTAAACCTCTTCGACAATTTACGTTCGATTCTTTATAAGCAGATGATGGGGCGAATGGCCGAGTCTCTACTTTATATTGATGGATTTAAAGAACAGTTTCCGGAGATCTTCACCTTACTAACCCGCAAACACATTGCTGATTTTGCAGGTATTACAACCGAAAGTGCTGTTAAAATTCTTAAGACGCTTGAAAAAGAAAGTATTCTGAAATTGGATGGGAAAGATATTCATCTTTTAAATAAAGATTATCTGAACGATTTAAGTATCCGGGGATAG
- a CDS encoding type II toxin-antitoxin system RelE/ParE family toxin has product MARVIRWSKYADKKYDKILDYLTENWGENTTKAFVRKTYELLNLLIEFPEIGSIENTDHQIRGLVMIKQITLFYKIKGETIVILNFYDSRQRPKRRRYARHSY; this is encoded by the coding sequence ATGGCTCGAGTAATAAGGTGGTCAAAATATGCTGATAAAAAATACGATAAGATTTTAGATTATCTTACTGAGAATTGGGGAGAAAATACGACGAAAGCATTTGTGAGAAAGACCTATGAACTTCTTAATTTGTTAATTGAGTTTCCTGAAATAGGATCGATTGAAAATACAGATCATCAGATTAGGGGGCTTGTGATGATAAAACAAATAACATTGTTTTATAAAATAAAAGGAGAAACAATAGTTATTTTAAACTTCTACGATAGCAGACAAAGACCCAAAAGACGAAGATATGCAAGGCACTCCTACTAG
- a CDS encoding UPF0158 family protein, whose translation MNVTSISTLQNIVRLLDNGYSVYVHKPTGKVTAIPEFDGFIDFNDGTNFDMDNIERNPEEYVQVQGMNSREMYNLMMDFSQEQEDIEVTRSLVAALRKSDGIGHFITAIKHFPDVRMEWLEYRDERLQRYIKNNLIRKRQVFN comes from the coding sequence ATGAATGTTACTTCAATTTCAACACTTCAAAACATTGTTCGCTTGCTCGATAACGGTTATTCGGTTTATGTACACAAACCTACGGGCAAAGTAACTGCTATTCCGGAATTTGATGGTTTTATCGATTTTAATGATGGGACCAATTTTGATATGGATAATATCGAGAGAAATCCCGAAGAGTATGTTCAGGTTCAGGGTATGAATTCTCGTGAGATGTATAATCTGATGATGGATTTTTCGCAGGAGCAGGAAGATATCGAAGTCACCAGAAGCTTAGTGGCTGCACTTCGTAAATCGGATGGAATAGGTCATTTTATTACGGCTATCAAACATTTTCCTGACGTTAGAATGGAATGGCTGGAGTATCGCGACGAAAGACTTCAACGCTATATTAAAAATAACCTGATTCGTAAACGCCAGGTGTTTAATTAA
- a CDS encoding ATP-binding protein, whose translation MINKGLIYYLRIVFAFILAISACNVTIAENQLQNIYDSSKDFAENASSIFQQLRNQDLPIEDLCNQIEHFDQISKPHYLLQLCKCLLVNNQIDLIPSILDNCIPVFETQDCTLGIAYCYFYKGEVSSLQYHPEEVITFFEKANMLFIKEENYNRAFLATMYIAIYFTQNGNYPYAKNYFSKTEAIANQYPINELYCQMLKLNFANYYFKICDYVSALHYYKKIEEARLQQGDELKLARVKNNMAMAYLNLDRLDSAEIKLTEALRLREKNNDSIGVASSLMNLFNLNLRRKDASKAISVEKRIQKLILQNPHVATDYLLSLSYNRLRLFHLTNQSQLADEELDVYKDLKDSLNEVAFSDKLIDLQKSIEIEDRDQNIALLQKEEALNKAVVEKQRQFIIFGVSLIVMLIVLGYLMNSQRLGLKQSESNLQKHKNKIEEINEELKVANQAKDRILSIIGHDLRGPIGSLKELTELYKGLNDFDKQDFKNLLEAASAASNSSYFLLENLLTWANSQKGQIEFKPSQFLVLPLAIQCVQVSQAQKNTFKYNISDDLIITADVNMLSTILRNLISNAVKFSPNGGCITISAKQNKLETQICVEDEGTGMNAEQANRLFEKKETFFIEDRAGVKGTGLGLILCKEFVEQHKGRIAASSWLNKGTKVWFTIPCNIISDKETEPSQVVASVIN comes from the coding sequence ATGATTAATAAGGGATTAATTTATTATTTGAGAATAGTTTTTGCTTTTATTTTGGCAATTAGTGCGTGTAATGTTACGATTGCCGAAAATCAATTGCAAAATATTTATGATTCATCGAAAGATTTTGCAGAGAATGCAAGTAGTATTTTCCAACAATTAAGAAATCAAGATTTACCTATCGAGGATTTATGCAATCAAATCGAACATTTTGATCAGATAAGCAAACCTCATTATTTACTTCAGCTATGTAAATGTTTACTTGTTAACAATCAAATTGATTTGATACCATCTATCTTAGATAATTGTATACCTGTTTTTGAAACACAGGATTGTACTCTGGGTATTGCTTATTGTTATTTTTATAAAGGTGAGGTTAGTTCACTGCAATATCACCCTGAAGAGGTAATTACGTTTTTTGAAAAGGCGAACATGCTTTTTATAAAGGAAGAAAACTATAATAGGGCTTTTCTTGCAACAATGTATATTGCTATCTACTTTACTCAGAATGGTAATTATCCATATGCGAAAAACTATTTTTCAAAAACCGAGGCAATAGCAAATCAATATCCTATTAATGAATTGTATTGTCAGATGTTAAAGTTAAATTTTGCGAACTATTATTTTAAAATATGTGATTATGTAAGTGCATTACATTATTATAAAAAAATAGAAGAGGCAAGATTACAACAAGGAGATGAACTTAAGCTGGCGCGCGTTAAAAATAACATGGCGATGGCTTATTTAAACCTAGACAGGCTAGATAGTGCAGAAATAAAATTGACTGAGGCATTGAGACTAAGGGAAAAAAATAATGATTCAATAGGTGTTGCTTCATCGCTTATGAATTTATTTAATTTGAATCTCCGACGAAAAGATGCAAGCAAAGCCATTTCTGTTGAAAAAAGAATACAAAAACTTATCCTTCAAAATCCGCATGTGGCTACCGATTATTTATTGTCGTTAAGTTATAACAGGTTGCGATTGTTTCATTTAACGAATCAGTCACAGTTGGCAGATGAGGAGCTGGATGTGTACAAGGATTTAAAGGATTCGCTAAATGAAGTTGCTTTTTCGGATAAGTTGATTGATTTACAAAAGAGTATAGAGATAGAGGATCGTGACCAAAATATTGCTTTACTTCAAAAAGAAGAAGCACTTAATAAAGCAGTCGTTGAAAAGCAACGGCAGTTTATAATATTTGGTGTTTCTCTGATTGTGATGTTAATTGTTTTAGGGTATCTGATGAATAGTCAACGATTAGGTTTAAAACAGTCGGAGAGTAATTTACAAAAGCATAAAAACAAAATAGAAGAGATAAACGAGGAATTAAAGGTTGCGAATCAGGCTAAGGATCGGATTTTATCTATAATTGGTCATGATTTACGTGGGCCTATTGGTAGTTTAAAAGAACTAACCGAATTGTATAAAGGATTAAATGATTTTGATAAACAGGATTTTAAAAATTTGTTGGAAGCTGCAAGTGCGGCTTCCAATAGTTCGTATTTTTTATTGGAGAATTTACTAACCTGGGCAAATTCACAAAAAGGACAAATTGAGTTTAAACCATCGCAATTCTTAGTTTTACCATTGGCAATACAATGTGTTCAAGTTTCGCAAGCTCAAAAAAATACTTTTAAGTATAATATTTCTGATGACTTAATTATTACAGCCGATGTTAATATGCTTAGCACTATACTCCGTAATTTAATTTCGAATGCTGTAAAATTTTCCCCAAATGGCGGTTGTATAACAATTTCGGCCAAACAAAATAAGTTAGAGACACAAATATGTGTTGAAGATGAAGGTACAGGAATGAATGCCGAACAAGCTAACAGACTGTTTGAAAAGAAAGAAACTTTTTTTATTGAAGATAGAGCTGGAGTAAAAGGAACTGGTTTGGGATTGATTTTGTGTAAAGAGTTTGTAGAGCAACACAAAGGGCGTATAGCCGCTAGTTCGTGGCTCAATAAGGGTACAAAAGTTTGGTTTACTATTCCTTGTAATATTATCTCTGATAAAGAAACTGAGCCAAGTCAAGTAGTCGCATCAGTCATAAATTAG
- a CDS encoding DUF6263 family protein — protein sequence MKKLLFLTFLITHIAISHANTSSALKYTFTPGDAFVVKSRSYGLVYNKLSMQSVIDVNELNPTSIDFYFLFQPLSNSRGVTKMKVDIQRVVRWHNNRCYDTQIPNYAIDSYENIFKELVNKSFTITLDKQGKVLTVEGIEDIYEDILNKKFSDSFNQFYNTSFRTAFSAVEFKKVIQNIFPRLDLASNVVKVADASDLLNVIYKATTSPYKYDICILNNGDMEQYLPFMADTLLFSKSKGRFVKGEIKSNKEFYDDDESKGVTGYNNFSNVFGRVASFVNYGVEDNRSNRVVLKGVIIGNAATTGSLYMKQRYPDYESFQKQVFKIGEDGTFELTFDLHRPMDLTLRVGAITSDLTFAKDIFLEPGDELEININNQTEKPEWSFGGKSALKFNLLDNINSQIKPYTVTEGENVDSLIQKMWDQVHLLEQQIKDKPLTTWAKKYIKTNLFVNINYSMKGSNYVSRNLIKDLKELHVKWMEEMESALYIYPETNKTRAFIDTYIKIKSDDLQRYRWKNNGTEVQYNLAKVLLEGEVLYYSEGKYLNEAIQKVNLELAEKMLNEFQEKYPFTELANTFKRQLGDYSVMKEGKPAPDFTLPNMDGKNISLSDYQGQWVYVVFKKVQDDVNNSNLRFLQLLNDSVQGPFKTLLVVTDKTANYKLISEIRKFYTGDVLLNPEWNNSETLNYKATKSNSAFLINSKGEFELLWDKHLNSDIGVGNDRFFQYAHVLSEYIHLKQPEFSKSKIQKSYIYGSVAVIMLISALVWFYFKMRQKQFEREEARKREKVQLELKAIRSQLNPHFMFNTLNSIQHLVSDDRNEEACLYISEFSGLMRQVLNDSNKVLIPLASEIEALQTYLKLEALRFGFDYHLEVDPNLETDLIEIPGLMVQPFVENAVIHGVSKLKEKGRIRISFQLHNNKLLCCVDDNGGGYSEVKNTLLNGQGIALSKRRLEVMKESYQLEIGLDIKNKGEADPAKNGTLVEITYELNDV from the coding sequence ATGAAGAAGCTTCTGTTTTTAACTTTCTTAATAACTCATATTGCAATATCTCATGCAAATACTTCCTCAGCACTAAAATATACTTTTACCCCTGGCGATGCATTTGTAGTAAAATCCAGGAGCTATGGGCTGGTTTATAATAAATTATCAATGCAATCTGTTATTGATGTTAATGAGTTAAATCCTACTTCAATTGATTTTTATTTTCTGTTTCAACCTCTCAGTAATAGTAGAGGAGTAACCAAAATGAAGGTGGACATTCAAAGGGTAGTTCGATGGCACAACAATCGATGCTACGATACTCAAATACCCAATTATGCGATTGATAGTTATGAAAATATTTTTAAAGAACTGGTAAATAAATCGTTTACTATTACCCTCGATAAGCAAGGAAAGGTGTTAACTGTTGAAGGTATTGAAGATATTTATGAAGATATACTGAATAAAAAATTCTCCGATAGCTTCAATCAGTTTTATAATACCAGTTTTCGAACAGCATTTTCTGCAGTAGAATTTAAAAAGGTGATTCAAAATATCTTTCCTCGATTGGACTTAGCATCTAATGTCGTAAAAGTTGCAGATGCTTCTGATCTGCTAAATGTTATCTACAAGGCTACGACTTCACCCTATAAATATGATATATGTATATTGAATAATGGAGACATGGAACAGTATCTTCCATTTATGGCCGATACTTTATTGTTTTCTAAGTCAAAAGGTAGATTTGTGAAGGGAGAAATAAAAAGCAATAAAGAGTTTTATGATGACGATGAATCTAAAGGAGTAACTGGGTATAATAATTTCTCGAACGTTTTTGGGCGAGTTGCCAGTTTTGTTAATTACGGTGTAGAAGATAATAGATCTAATCGTGTTGTTTTAAAAGGCGTGATTATAGGGAATGCAGCCACTACAGGTAGTTTGTATATGAAACAGCGTTACCCCGATTATGAGTCCTTTCAGAAGCAAGTATTTAAGATAGGAGAGGATGGTACTTTCGAATTAACTTTTGACTTGCATCGACCAATGGATTTAACATTGCGTGTGGGAGCAATAACCTCTGATCTGACTTTTGCTAAAGATATTTTTTTAGAGCCTGGTGATGAATTGGAAATCAATATCAATAATCAAACAGAGAAGCCGGAATGGAGCTTTGGTGGAAAATCAGCTTTAAAATTTAATTTACTTGATAACATTAATAGTCAGATTAAGCCATATACTGTTACTGAAGGTGAGAATGTTGATTCGCTAATACAAAAGATGTGGGATCAGGTTCATTTATTGGAGCAGCAAATTAAGGATAAACCATTAACAACATGGGCAAAAAAGTATATTAAAACAAATCTTTTTGTCAACATAAATTATTCAATGAAAGGTTCTAATTATGTGTCGCGTAATTTAATTAAGGATTTAAAGGAGCTTCATGTAAAATGGATGGAGGAGATGGAAAGTGCCTTGTATATTTATCCTGAAACCAATAAAACCAGAGCTTTTATCGATACTTATATTAAGATTAAATCTGATGACCTTCAAAGGTACAGATGGAAGAATAATGGGACTGAGGTGCAATATAATTTAGCTAAAGTGTTGCTGGAAGGTGAGGTTCTTTATTATTCTGAAGGGAAATATTTAAATGAAGCCATTCAAAAGGTAAATCTTGAACTGGCAGAGAAGATGCTAAATGAATTTCAGGAAAAATATCCATTCACCGAATTAGCCAATACGTTTAAGCGACAGTTAGGAGATTATTCTGTAATGAAGGAAGGCAAGCCAGCTCCTGATTTTACTTTACCTAATATGGATGGAAAAAATATTAGCCTATCTGATTATCAAGGACAATGGGTGTATGTAGTGTTTAAAAAAGTGCAGGATGATGTTAATAATTCAAATCTGCGTTTTTTGCAACTTTTGAATGATTCGGTACAAGGGCCGTTTAAAACTTTATTGGTTGTAACGGATAAGACAGCGAATTATAAGTTAATTAGTGAAATTAGAAAATTCTATACGGGTGATGTATTGTTAAATCCAGAGTGGAATAATTCTGAAACCTTAAACTACAAAGCAACCAAATCCAACTCAGCCTTTTTAATTAACTCAAAGGGAGAGTTCGAATTATTGTGGGATAAACATCTTAATTCTGATATTGGGGTGGGCAATGATCGATTCTTTCAATACGCCCATGTTTTATCTGAATATATTCATCTTAAGCAACCTGAATTTTCAAAGTCAAAGATTCAGAAGAGTTACATTTATGGAAGTGTGGCTGTGATAATGTTGATAAGTGCTTTGGTATGGTTTTACTTTAAAATGCGTCAGAAACAATTTGAAAGGGAAGAGGCTCGTAAACGCGAAAAGGTGCAATTGGAATTAAAAGCGATCCGTTCTCAACTGAATCCACATTTCATGTTTAATACGCTAAACTCTATTCAGCATTTGGTGAGTGATGATCGAAACGAGGAGGCTTGTTTATATATTTCTGAGTTCTCGGGTTTGATGCGGCAGGTTTTAAACGACTCCAATAAGGTGTTGATTCCTTTGGCCAGCGAAATAGAAGCTTTGCAAACATATCTGAAACTAGAGGCTCTTCGTTTTGGCTTCGATTATCATTTGGAGGTTGATCCTAATCTGGAGACAGATCTGATAGAAATTCCCGGATTGATGGTTCAGCCCTTTGTTGAAAATGCTGTTATTCATGGAGTTTCAAAACTAAAGGAAAAGGGACGAATACGAATATCATTCCAGTTACATAATAATAAGTTACTCTGTTGTGTTGATGATAATGGAGGCGGTTATTCCGAAGTTAAAAATACCTTGCTCAATGGGCAGGGTATTGCTTTGTCTAAGCGTAGGCTCGAGGTGATGAAAGAATCCTATCAATTGGAAATTGGATTAGATATCAAAAATAAAGGGGAGGCAGATCCCGCTAAAAATGGTACTTTAGTTGAAATAACCTACGAACTGAACGATGTCTGA